In the Patescibacteria group bacterium genome, ATTTTAAATGAATAAGTGCCGAATGCTTAAATTTTTAAAAGGTTCCTTATTTAGTCATTTAAAAATTGGCTACCTTTCATTTGAAATTAAAAATTAAAAATTAAAAATTAAAAATTTTTATTCGCAATTCACCTTCAATATAGCACAAATTAGTAACGCGACGACCCCAGCTGGGATCGTCGCGCAACGACGTATCATATTCGGACAAACCCCCTTTAGGCAGTGTGCCGCACAGCGCGGCCCATCATGACGATCATGTCTGCCGGTGGTGTCATAGAACCAACACCCAAGGCAGACCAGTGGGTTTCGGAGCCCCACCACTCCTTCATGCGTGCCCATTGGTATGTCCTCTGCGACGCATGAACGGGTATAACAGGATAAGAACCGGAACAACGAGAACAGTAGAGACGATTGCTCCGACTGTCATCGCGACCCCGGTCAATGCCAGACTGACTCCCGGACTAATTCTCATCACTCCCTCCCTTCAGCCCATCTGGATATTGGGGCGTTGCTGGGCAGATTCGACGCTTTGCCCACCCGGCACACTGCGAAAGTGAATCGGGTTGACTGGTGCCACCCCAATCACTTCATCCATGCACCGCCCATTGCGACATCCGGGTAAAGCACCTGGGAACCCCGGCTTGAAGTACGGACAGCGGGCGCACGTCCACAAGTCGACTGTTCTGTGTCCCATAACTCTCTCCTTCAGAGTTGGTTGTGACTGATTCCGACCAGTACACCTCCGCGGTCGGCCAGTCTTCCTCGGACGTTGTCCGAGGGCTTGAACTTGCAAGCCGAAAGGGCGCAAGCCGGCAGAGCAGTCAGACATCCACCAGCCGGTACCAACTGCGCCGAAGTTGACGGGCGTCGGTGTGCACACCCGCTACACTTTGACGAATCGCCTCTTACTGTCCTCATTGAGCCCCTCCTTCCAGAGAGCACAAGCCAACAATATGTTAAGGCACTCGACAAACCAGCCGTCTAATGGTATTATATACTCATATAATCAAATGTAAAGGGTAATATGGCAACGGTAGCACTAATTGGACGACCAAATGTAGGAAAATCGTCCATTTTTAATCGATTAATTGGTCAACGTGTAGCGATTGAGGCACGAGAGGCGGGCACAACTCGTGATCGTATTTTTGGTATCGCCAACTATCGCGGTACCGAGTTTACGGTAATTGATGTAGCCGGAATTGACTCAGCCAGAACCGATTTTAATATGTCGGTTAGAGAACAAATAGAAACGGCTAAACTTCAAGCAGACGTAGTAATTCTAATTTTAGATAGTCAAACCGGCATTTTAACCGAAGATCAAATTGTAATTGATCAAGTTCGCGCCATGGGCAAACCAACTATTGTAGTAGCCAACAAGGCCGATGGCTTAGGGCAAACCAACGCGGTGGAAAGCTGGCCAAGCATTGGGTTTGGCAAAATATTACCGGTTTCGGCCATTCATAACAACGGCATCGATGATTTACAAAAACAGATTCTAGCCAAGTTGCCAAACAAATCAGACGCGCCTAAACAGCCCAAAAATATGGTTAAAGTGGCCATAATCGGCCGACCAAATGTGGGAAAATCTACTTTGCTAAATAATATTGCCGGCGAACAACGCGCGGTAGTATCAAATGTGGCTGGCACCACAAGAGACAATATCGACATCACCTTGCCATACAAAGAGATGCAATTTCAATTTATAGACACCGCCGGCATTCGCAAACGAGGAAAAATAGAAGTTGGAATCGAAAAATTTGCCGTAACCAGAGCGGTTGATGCGGTGCAAAAGTGTGACGTGGCTTTTTTATTGGTAAACGCAATGGAAGGCCCAACCGCAAACGACGCTCACATAGCCGGAATTGTGTTGGAATTTGGCAAGGGATTAGTGATTGCGGTTAACAAATGGGACAGCTATCTAAAAGATTTTGCCGAAAAAAACGCTAAAAAAACCAATGCGGAAACCGGTAATCTGGATGATTTAGCTCAGCGCGAGTTTTTGGCTGATTTACAAGCTACTTTTGCTTTTATTCCATGGGTTGTGGTGATTTTTATTTCCGCAGCAGACGGGCTAAATGTACACAAATTATTAGAGCAAGCGCACAAAGTTTATCATACTCGTATGATAAATCTGGAACAAAGCCAACTGGACAACATTGCCACAGTGGCAATGGCGAACAATGGCAACTTACCGCTTATATATAAGATAGAACAAATCGGCTCGAACCCTCCCACGTTTGCGGTCTATGTTAATCGCCCACAAACCTGGCATTTCTCACAATCCAGATATATCGAAAACCTTATTAGAGATCACGAACCGTTTCGCGGCACGCCAATTAAAGTTGAGTTAGTACCCTACTCTAAGTCGCAACCAAAAAAGCACTAAGCACCAAATTCTAAAAAAATTCGAAATAAAAAAATTCGAAATGTTTTTGAGTGTTGATTTACGTATTTTGGATTTATTTAGTGTTTGAATCTTGGAATTTAGAATTTACCTAGTAGGTGGCGTGGGCAATTAGTCCAAAATCGCTAAACGGATAAACAGTTACCCAAACTTTGCCGACCAAATTTTGTTTTGGCACGGTACCCCAACTGCGAGAATCGTCTGAATGATCTCGATTATCGCCCATCACAAAATATTGGTTGTTCTCAATTAGCCATGAACGCTCGGCGGTATCACCGTTAACCGATGTAACTTTTCCGGCGTCTAAGTAGCCCTCATTAAGCACTAATCCTTTTGGATTATCTGTATTGGTAATGATAACTTTACCATCAGAGATAGTTAGCTTATCCCCCGGTAAGCCGATTACTCGTTTAATATAATTTAAACTAGGATTTAAGGGGTATTTAAATACGATTACGTCGCCGCGCTCGGGCGCTTTTATTGCATAACTAATCTTTTGTACCATTAAAAATTCGTCGTTATGAAAATTTCTCTCCATCGAGCTGCCTTCAACTTGAAAAGGCTGAATTAACAAATAGTGCACTAGCGTATAAATTACCAAAACAACAACAACAGTTTTGCCGATTTCGTAAATAAATCGCAAAAACTGACCCAGCGGATGCTCGGCAATTGGGTGCTGAATATGTTGCGCGGCCTCTGTGTTCTCTGGCCGCGGCTTTTCTATGATATCTTTCAAACTATCTCCGTCTAGTATTAGATTACATAATAATAAGCTAGCTGACAATGAGCAGGTTATACACAACTATAACTATGACAAGACGCAGATACAAAAGTACCACGCTTAGCGTGGTCAAAAAAATCCATTCGTATATATTTGGTGGGACGCTGAGCGTCCCAATTACCACGCTTAGCGTGGTGGAACCGAGTGGACTTGAACCACTGACCTCTGCAATGTGAATGCAGCGCTCTAACCAACTGAGCTACGATTCCATAATTTCTTGCTTATATCATATCATTTTTTATCTAAAAGAAAAGATCCCCGCGAGCAGTGCGCCCGCGGGGGTTCGTATTCCAAGGAGCTAAGGATTGTCTGTCGTCCACGATAAACTCGAACCAGTGACTTCATAACCCCGGGTCTTATTTGCCGCCTTTCCGAAGCCACCCCGCTTGAGAATCTCTTGCGGAATTGGATCGTCAATCCGGCAGATGTAGACTCGGTACTCCACTGGTGTAACTGAATCATCATAGTTCGAGACAGCAATCCCCGTACTATCTGGAGACCATGCAAAGCTCTGAATCCCACTTCCTAGCGGGGGCATGATCTCGAGAACCGTGGCTAGGGTAGTCGCAGAAACCACTCCGACCCAACTGGAGTGCTGAACTGCAAGGTATTTACCGTCCGGTGATAGTTCGATGTTATACACGGTCCCCAAGTCACCATCAACACGCGCTACGATCGACTTGGTCTCCGGGTTGAAAAGCACCATCGATTTGCCGTAGGCAAATACAACATTCCCTTCTACCGTTGCCTTCAGGATCACTTGCTCGTTGAAGCTTGTGTCAAACTTGATGAGGTTCTCGGTTGGATACGTACGCGCCAACATTGAAGTCACAGTAACCCGTCTGAGGTAGGCGTACGTGCCATGCTCGTGATGAACGAAGTAAACCCACTGCCCATCACGAGAGAATGCGGGGTTGTGGCCATAAGTGGCAGCCGAGTCACTAGCAAGTTCCTCTATCGTCCCGTTTGTCAACAGCCTATTGAACGGCCCAAGACAGAATCCGGTCAGGATTCCAGAACTATCTGGAAACCATTCGAATGCAGAATCCCACGTTCGATCCCAGGTCAGTATCCGAGTACCATCTCGGTTGACTAGATGCCGGCCATCAGTAATATACTTCCCATCAGGTGACCATCTGATGAGCTGATCACTACCAAAGCCGGCAATCTCTTGCGAACCTGTTGGCGTGATGAGATTCGCGAAAGTTCGAAAGGGTCCATCCGAAACATCACGTTGGCTGTAGGCGATTAACCCGCTCCACGGCTTAAACTCGTGAGGGTTGTTGACAATGAACTTCCGCGCCATGCTCACTTCTTCCACCGGCCCAACTGCACGGAAGTTCAAGTAGTGAACACCATTGGTCAAGAGTGTGGTATCCAACGGAAACGAGTCTCCGGTGACCAATGTCTCTTTGCCACTATCGACCCGCCAGAACCCATCCGTGGTGTTCTGAAAGACGAATTTGGCGTTAATGGTGCCAACCACTGTTTGTTTTTCAGTTGGCGATGACACCGTGATCACCGGATGGGCGATGGCGGTGCCAGTGATCGGCGTTGTTGGCTGGTCTTTAGCGCCAATAACATGCGCTGTCAGGGTGAAACTACCAATAAAGTTCGGTTCACCAGTGAAGGTGTACGAACCATCATAGTTTGCGCCTGACATCTTGCCCGCGTCCACTGGTGCAATCGTCCATGTTGCCGGCACGTTAGTCGGTGCACGAGACGGCGCCAATGTGGCGATCCGAACGATCGTCTTGCCTGAAGTACGCGAGTTATCTGCTTGTGCCGCTACGATCATCGTGCCACCTTGGGCAACACGAAAGTCGGTTGGCGACACACTCGTACCCACAGGTGTAAGAGTGATAGTTGCCAACTGATCCGAGATTTCCATCCCGGCATCAGGGTCATCAGTCCCAGTGGGGTGATGCGCGCTGTACAAGAACGCAATTGTGCCCGACGCTGTGTTGTTAACCAAACGAAGGGACCCATCAGCGTTGATCGTCAAAGTTCCTAGATCTTGATGCATGCGCACCGAGTCAAACTTCACCGGGCCGTAATCAACGAATGGGTGCGTGGGCCCAATCCAGTGAGCGACAAGAGACCGCCCTTTCAGCTCATTGGAATCAAAAACCGACTGCATGAACCTGATCTCCCGCGTCCCCGGTGGGAAAATTGATCCCCCGCCAGGTCCCCCACTGCCACCACAACCAGCCAGAAACAACATCGCCATCACCGCCCCGAAAAGCTGCGCTTGCCGTTGCATTTTCTTGCCCTTTCGCGTCTCAAGCCGTCAGACGCCTGATCGTGGACCGTCAAGGGTTCTGTATTAGAGAGGTAAACCTAGAATGTTAAGGTTCACCTTAACACAACTATATCATTTACCATACAATACAAATATATTTATAATATGTCAATAGTCTTCATATGTAAATCCAAAAAATAAATGTCATTTTGATATTGAAGAAAATCGGCAATGCTTGCACTACAACCAATATTTTCTGTTACAATAATGTTAAGGAGGGAAAATGCATCCGATATTGTTTACTGTTGGATCGGTCACAATTTTTTCATTTGGATTATTTTTAGCACTTGCTATCTTAGTTGGGTCACTCTGTTTTGCCATACTTGCCAAATACAGCCGCCTAAACTTACCCGGTTTTTTTGACAACATACTTTTTATGATTTTTGTGGGCGTAGTTGGCGCCAGAATAGCGTATGTTATTACTTATCCGCAATACTTTCGCTTCCCTCAAGGCAGCTGGACCAACGCATTTGCTCTTTGGCAGGGCGGATTGGTATTTTACGGCGCAATTTTTGGCGGATTGTTCGCGGTTTGGTTGATATTGCGTAGCGAAAAACAGTACATCTTAAAATGGTTAAATATCTTAATTCTGGGCTTTTTGCTTGCAGTTGCGCTAGGGCAAACCGGCTGTCAGTTTGGCGGATGTGCTTTAGGGCAAACATCATCAGCGAAATTAGCGATTGATGGTAGATTGCCGATTGCACTGTATGAGGCTATCTTCTCATTATTACTTTTTGTCTTTGGATTAGTAATGTATCTTAAAAAACCACTGTGGCGCAAAGATGGCAAATTATTCTTCGTGTTATCGCTTGTTTACTTAGTCGGACGAGTGCTGTGTGACTACTTTAGAGAGCCGCTAGTAATGTGGAGAGGCCTATCTGCTTCAATTATTGTAGATATTGTATTGATATTTGCAGTAACCATAACTATGCTAATTGCCGCCAGAGTAAAGATGTTTAAAAAAGACGCCGAAGTAGTTTACTAAGGGCCAATTTTAAATTTCAAATTTGTTTCGAATTTCGTATTTCGAGCTTGAAAATAGTTAGTTCATTACCTGTTTGACCAGAGATGTAAACGCTTCCGGCTGTTTTTCGGCCATCTCGGCCAAGGCTTTGCGGTTTAGATCAATTTTTTTAATAGTTAATTGGTGAATGAATTGCGAATACTTGACGCCTTCATTTTGTAAGGCAATGTTGATGGTAGTAATCCACTGTGAGCGAAAATCGCGTTTTTTATTGCGACGATCTCGGTAAGCAAAAATTCCCGCATTTAAGGTGGCTTGTTTAGCCATGCGGATCAAATTATTACGCGTACCACGATAACCTTTGGTTAACGCAAGTAAATTTTTATGTCTTTTTCGGGAGATCATTCCCCGTTTTACTCTGGCCATCTTATTCCTTTATTGTTCAGACTTCGCTGTAAGCGAAGCTGAACTACGTGCCCCTATCGCCGAACGATGGGAGCTCGATCGGTGCGGCAACATTCGCTTAATTCGTTTAATATCTTTGCGGTCAATTTCTACCATTAATTTACTACGGTCGGATTTGTTCACGCGCAAGTGGGAAACAGCTGCTAATTTACGCATAATTTTACCGGTTCCGGTAATTTTGACTCTTTTTAACATGGCTTGATGGGTTTTGGTTTTCATAACTTCTCTTTATGCAATTGTAATGGATATTTGGTTACCTAGTTTGCTTGGGGACTGTTCGATCTTACCACCGATTTTCTGACCGATTTCGTTAATGGTAGCGAATGCTCTTTCCGCAAAAATCTGCTCTCTACCCTTCATTTTTATGACCACTCTAACTTTATTTCCCTGCGTTAGAAATTTTTTGGCCTGATTAATTTTCAGCTCCAAATCGTGATCAGAAATTTTTAAACTTAAGCGGATTTCTTTTACATCAATGGTTTTTTGGTTTGCTTTGGCTTTTCGCTCCGCTCTGGTTTCTTCGTAAATCATCTTGCCAAAATCTAGAATTTTACAAACCGGCGGAACAGCCATTGGCGAAACTTCAACCAAATCGAGGCCAATACTTTCAGCTAACTCTAACGCCTGGGCACGACTAACCTCACCTTGTGACTGACCGTTTTGATCAATCAGTAACATTGACGAGGCGGTTATTTGATCGTTTATTCGAAGCGATTTGCTACTTATAGTAAAGCCTTTTAGTTATTGACTCTTGAATAATAACACAATTTTACATTCATTACAACATTCTACTACTTAAATCCGTAAATTATTATGTCATTTCGACAAAGGGGAGCTGGCTCGAGCGACTACGTTGGCTCCGCCCGTAGACTACGCCCTAAGAGGGCAGGAAGCCAACAGTTCGACAACGCTCACAGGGTCGAGATGACAGGTAAAGTAATCTCCTGTGGATTAATTTCCGGATTCACGGCTAAAATGCTTGGAATTTGATATTTTGAATTTGTTTAGGATTTCGAATTTCGGATTTAGTGCTTAGTACCTACTCCGCCTCGGTATGTAACTGTCTAGCGGTAATAATTCGAACCGATTGCGGGATAACCGACAAACTAATGGGCATTTTGGCGATTGCATGACCATCTTGCACCACATCGCAATCTGATTCAGATTGAATTACAGCTGTATCTGAACGCATCAAAGTTTCAACGTTAAATGCGGGCTTACCAAAAATCGATTTGCTCCAAATTGGGCCGTTTTTGGCTGTGGTGTAAAAATTTAGCAATCCGGCAAAAGCAAACGGCATCTCACCGGTACAAAGGGTGATTCTAATGATATTGGAAAAAATCTCGGCCGAAAAACGATCGGTATGAAGATAAAAATGTTGGGGTTTAGCGGAATTTATCTTCACTTCCGAGAGGAAAAACAGCTCCGCGTTAATTACCCCAATGTCACGCAAAATAATTTTACGATGCCTAAGCGCTTTAATACCCACCCGCCAATCGGAATAACCAATTATTTGCGCTAAATCTGGCGATGCGTTAATTGGCAAAACCCCAAGCGCAATTGGTTGATCATAAATAGTACCGGCAATTTCAGCGGCTAAATATTCATTTCCCACCGCTACAATGGTGCTATATCCTTGGTCGATAGCTGATTTTGCCAATGTGGCCGCAGATTGTCCGGGTGTACGAAAAACGAACTCACCAGCGATGCCGTCTGGGATTAATCTGGCCCTAATTGCCGCGACCGCAGTTTGATCAACCTTGGTTTGTGGCGGATCTGCGATATAAAAATACAAAGTGATATCTCCTGGAGTAATTTAATTTTAAGGAATTATATTTTATGAGACATCAGAAAGTACCTATACGAATAAAATTACTAATGACTAATTACTAATGACTAATCAAATCCAAATTTCTAAAAAATCCATTAGACATTCGGTATTAGACATTAGGCATTATCAGCATCCGGCTCTGACTTCCCATTTTTATCGTGAATTACTTCGCTTTTGCCCACAAAAATTGCACCCATTTTGATCACCAAATTGCGAGTGGTAATATCACCATAAAGTTTGCCCTTGGGCTGAATTTCCAAACGATCATCGGCAAAAATGGTGCCGCTAACCTCACCGGAAATATCTACCACTTTGGCTTTAATTGGCCCGCGTACCACCGCGCCGGCACCCACAATCACCAAAGACTCGGACTTAATTTCACCCTCAACCGTCCCATTAACTTGAATGGCCCCTTGGTTACTTAGGTTCCCCTGCATTTTGACGCTCTGCCCAATGATCGTATCAAATGTTTCCATTTTCATTCCTCTGTTAATTGTCTAGGCACAACGTAAACTATTTTTGGTTTGAATGCAACAATGCCGCTAAAAACTCAGTATTGACAGGTCAAAGATGCCTTGCTAGTGTTAGGACGTGGCTGCGTTTGACCTATGGACGATGAAACACTAACCGTCGCCTATGGGTAGCAGGAGCAAGTGGCTCATCACACCAAAATTCAAGGGTTTAGGAGGGGGCATCTGGTATGTTTCTGTTTTGGTGTAAGCTAGTGCGCAATCAATAAATATCATGATTGCATAAAGGAGTGATGATGAGTCAATTCAAAAAACTATTTAAGACTTTATTGGTAGCCATTTTTGCCATAACCAGCTTGGCTAATATGTCTTTATTAGTACCCCAAGTGGCAAAGGCTGCGGATCCTTGTAGTCTTGATAGTGGATTATTTCATCTCGCAATAATTGCCGACCAAGGAACAGATCCGCTCACAAGAAATGTCGGACAAATAACCAAATATTGGGCACAAATTCAGGATAGTAGTGGAACGCCCGCGTGGTCATCATGCACTACGTATATAAGTATTGGTTTTGATAATTCAAACGTTATTAAAACCAATTCAAGTGGTACCGCTGATCCTAGAAATATTTCAATAAGTGCCACAACAGGCTCGACGCAGTACACCAGGGCAAGTTTTTATATAAAAGGGATTACGCCCGGATCGACTGCAATAACTGCCGAGACAACAACAGGGAGTAACTCTCCTTCCCAGCAACTCCAGTCTGGAGTTCAAACCGTAAATATTGTTGCCCCAGCGCCTGTATCAGATAAATTAGTCTTTAATGACGTTGCCCACGGTAACCCAGACTCGGTTTCGGGTATTGCCGGTGCATTGCCAAGTTTAAGTGGGATAAAAGCCCGGGCGTATTCCGACCTAGCGTTAACAAACCAAATTGGCACAGACGTTGATGTAAACTCAATTGATGGATCTTTTCCGGCAATTGAAACTGGCGATGACCAATATCGAACAGTTTTTATCGTAGCAGTTTACAATGGAACAACGTTAAGCGCGCCAACAGTTGTAACTCAAAACTACCCTTCCGAGGTGGCTCTTACAGTCAATCGCGTTAATAGCGATGTCCCGGTACTTACTTGGACCAATTTTGACGCTGGAAATACGTTTGTGATTTACCGATCAGATTTAGCTCATCCGGCTCTAACCCAAATAGGTACGTCACTTACCCCAACCTTTACCGACACAACCGCGAATCCAGAAATTCGATATACTTATGCGGTTAAACAGGTTAACGCGGCCGGTAGTTATACTCCCGAGTTTTTACCGACTCAGAATATTCGAATCGACATAACCAACGTGAACTATGATCCAGCGCGAATTAATGTCCAAAACGCATCGACAAAACCAGCTATCACCGCTAACGTTACACCGACTTTAGCGAGTGTTTGGTCAACCGCCATTACGGCATCGTGGACGAATAACGCCACGCAAGTAACAACTTTGGCAACGGTAACAATCAACGGGAATAATCTAACCGCCACATTGCCAGCCACGTTGCCTGACGGCAACTACACCGTCAGTATAGTAGCCAGAGACACGACACTTGATATTGATGATGCCGTTACTATCTCAAACAATTATCTAATTGACACCGTGGCGCCAACAGCACCGGTACTTTCAAATTTGCGATTTTCTAACGGCATTATCTCTGGCGTTATCAACTCGGTCGAAAAATCAATTTACGTAAATATTTACGACGCTAGCCATGCAATTGTCGCTCAACATATTGTTGCCGGCAGTGACGGATCATTTATTTCCGCCGGTTTACTGGCAAGTGACAAATATTACATCGAAGCCGAAGATTTTGCCGAAAACGTAAGCCCACAAACCTTATTTGATGTAACCCATGCGCCGTTTATTGACTCAAGTAAAATAACTATGCAGCAAAATGTGCCAGGCACTAGCGACAAAATCATCGGCGCAATAGGATCAGTAACCCCCGGCATCACCGTAAAAATTTACGGGTCGGACCCGGCGCTGACTAATGGTTTAGTACCAATTTATCAAACTATCGCCAATTCCGACGGCAGTTTTACGCGTGAAGTTGGGGATAACTTGGCTAACACTTTTTGGGTAACGGTTTGGAGCGGTTCCAATTTAGAAAGTGCCGCCGTTAAACTGGCAAACACAATTTCCATAAACCCCCCAACTAGCTTCACCGCCAAAGCTGGCAATGGATCTGTAACCTTAAATTGGACGCCGGTCTTGGGAGCAGAATACTATTTAGTAAATGTTTACGATGTTACTACCAAAAATAATGTAGCAGCGGTAACGATTAGCGGATTACAAACTACGTGGAAATTTGTGGGCGAGAACAGTCACACTTATCGATTTTATGTTAAGGCTCAGGATAGTTATGGTAACGTTAGCGCATATAAAGAAGTTGAAGCTACCCCTACTGCTCCGGTAGTGGCAGCCACGATCAAACAAACTACCCACACCACAACCGCGGCAACAGCTAAACCAATTGCAGCTGAAGAAATTGTAGCATCACCATCACCAGCCTCGACTCCGACACCAACAAATAACGACACAGGAAAAAATTGGACTGGTTGGATTATTGGGCTAGGGATAATAATTTTAGGCATCGCGCTTTCGGCGGCGTACCTACTTTGGGGCAAACCGGTGGAAACGGTGATTGTGACTAAAAAACCATCCATTGAGCCAACACCGGCGCCAAAAGCTGAAAAGATCGCAAACAATGATCAGTTGCTATCCGATTCGGTTGATGTAGAAAAGAAAGACGATGTCCCACCCAAGCCAAGGTGGTAGTGGGAAAATTTGATAATCGCGAGTAACCTTCGAGTGATTTCGATGCGAAGCGTCTAATTAGAATTTATTTCGAATTTCGGATTTAGTGCTTAGAATTTACCATATTTGTGGTATGATATGGTCAATGGCAATACAACATTTTCAAGAAGAAACACCCCGTTATCAGCCGAATTTTTTCCCATTGCAATATCTGGGAGTGCTTTTGGTGTTTGGTTGGTGTGTCTTTTTGGTATTCAGCAGTGTTTGGAAAGGGGTAAACCAATCTAAACAGCTTACGAGTTACAAGGATGATTTAGACCAAATCAAACTGGAAGTAGCGGTAAAAGAGCGCTACATAAAATATCAAAAAACCGATAGTTTTATTGAAAAACAAGCACGTGAGCATTTTGGCTATGCCAAACCGGGCGAAACTATCGTTAATTTGCCCGAGAACTCAGACCAATCGGCAGTTGTTAACGATGAAGAAGCGGCGGCCAGCGCCAAAACCAGCGAGTCCGTCAAACCATCATACGTCCGGCTCTGGTGGCAGTACTTTTTTGGAAAATAATATGATTATATTTATTTCTGGATTGAGTGGTACTGGGAAATCGGCATTGTGCGAGTATTTTCGAAACCACCCGATCTCGGGCTGGTCTTTCTACGATTTTGATAAAGGCAACGAAAAATGTCCCGAAGATCAAACTGAGCATTTGTCTTGGCGTACTCGACAAATGGAATACTGGCTTGGTGTCGCTAAAGATGACCAAAACACAAACACCATGATATTTGGCCTGACTATTTATCCAAATCAGATCATGGATTTAGCAAAACAACGTCAAATTGATCCAAAGACGATTCATTGTGCGTTGATAGATTGCGCTTCTGACGAGAGAAAGTCGAGAATATTTAAGCGCGGCACTCCTCAGCACTGGCAAGGCCATAAAGATTGGTACGACGAGTTTTACACCGTAATGCGAAATGAATGTGAGAATGAATTTAATACGACAAATAAATCCGTCGAAAAATCCGCTAAGGAGATTAGAGATTGGATAACATCGCTAGGTTGAAATGTCGCGGCGAGTGAAGACAACTAGAGCCACAATCAAACTAACCACCGCCACGCCACCAAACATCCAATAAGTGTACTGATCAATTTGGTTATAAATTAGCGCTTTCGGCGGATTGTAGTAGTAGAAAAACGAAACATATTTAATATCCGACAAGCTTTCTTTTAGTGTAGAGATAATGTTGATTACATACATCAAAACCGTGAGCCCGATGGATAAAAAGAACACTTTACCTTTTTCGGAGAAAATGGCAGATAACATGATGGCTAAATTATATATTGCCACGCCAAACAACAGCGAGAGCCATACAAAAGTATAAAAGTGGCTTGAACTAAGATTTATATCATACAGTTTGCACAACGGAATTGCCGCAAGAATGGTTAGCGGTGTGAATACTACCAACATTACCAACCCAACAAGATATCGGCTAAAAAAGAAATTTAGGCGCGATACCGGCTTAGCTAGCAAAAATTCGATTGTCCCCTTTTCAATTTCGCCGGCAAAGGCGTAACCACCGTAACCAACCGTTAGAGCAA is a window encoding:
- the infC gene encoding translation initiation factor IF-3 — encoded protein: MSSKSLRINDQITASSMLLIDQNGQSQGEVSRAQALELAESIGLDLVEVSPMAVPPVCKILDFGKMIYEETRAERKAKANQKTIDVKEIRLSLKISDHDLELKINQAKKFLTQGNKVRVVIKMKGREQIFAERAFATINEIGQKIGGKIEQSPSKLGNQISITIA
- the rplT gene encoding 50S ribosomal protein L20; translation: MARVKRGMISRKRHKNLLALTKGYRGTRNNLIRMAKQATLNAGIFAYRDRRNKKRDFRSQWITTINIALQNEGVKYSQFIHQLTIKKIDLNRKALAEMAEKQPEAFTSLVKQVMN
- the der gene encoding ribosome biogenesis GTPase Der, yielding MATVALIGRPNVGKSSIFNRLIGQRVAIEAREAGTTRDRIFGIANYRGTEFTVIDVAGIDSARTDFNMSVREQIETAKLQADVVILILDSQTGILTEDQIVIDQVRAMGKPTIVVANKADGLGQTNAVESWPSIGFGKILPVSAIHNNGIDDLQKQILAKLPNKSDAPKQPKNMVKVAIIGRPNVGKSTLLNNIAGEQRAVVSNVAGTTRDNIDITLPYKEMQFQFIDTAGIRKRGKIEVGIEKFAVTRAVDAVQKCDVAFLLVNAMEGPTANDAHIAGIVLEFGKGLVIAVNKWDSYLKDFAEKNAKKTNAETGNLDDLAQREFLADLQATFAFIPWVVVIFISAADGLNVHKLLEQAHKVYHTRMINLEQSQLDNIATVAMANNGNLPLIYKIEQIGSNPPTFAVYVNRPQTWHFSQSRYIENLIRDHEPFRGTPIKVELVPYSKSQPKKH
- a CDS encoding prolipoprotein diacylglyceryl transferase family protein, yielding MHPILFTVGSVTIFSFGLFLALAILVGSLCFAILAKYSRLNLPGFFDNILFMIFVGVVGARIAYVITYPQYFRFPQGSWTNAFALWQGGLVFYGAIFGGLFAVWLILRSEKQYILKWLNILILGFLLAVALGQTGCQFGGCALGQTSSAKLAIDGRLPIALYEAIFSLLLFVFGLVMYLKKPLWRKDGKLFFVLSLVYLVGRVLCDYFREPLVMWRGLSASIIVDIVLIFAVTITMLIAARVKMFKKDAEVVY
- a CDS encoding WD40 repeat domain-containing protein; protein product: MQRQAQLFGAVMAMLFLAGCGGSGGPGGGSIFPPGTREIRFMQSVFDSNELKGRSLVAHWIGPTHPFVDYGPVKFDSVRMHQDLGTLTINADGSLRLVNNTASGTIAFLYSAHHPTGTDDPDAGMEISDQLATITLTPVGTSVSPTDFRVAQGGTMIVAAQADNSRTSGKTIVRIATLAPSRAPTNVPATWTIAPVDAGKMSGANYDGSYTFTGEPNFIGSFTLTAHVIGAKDQPTTPITGTAIAHPVITVSSPTEKQTVVGTINAKFVFQNTTDGFWRVDSGKETLVTGDSFPLDTTLLTNGVHYLNFRAVGPVEEVSMARKFIVNNPHEFKPWSGLIAYSQRDVSDGPFRTFANLITPTGSQEIAGFGSDQLIRWSPDGKYITDGRHLVNRDGTRILTWDRTWDSAFEWFPDSSGILTGFCLGPFNRLLTNGTIEELASDSAATYGHNPAFSRDGQWVYFVHHEHGTYAYLRRVTVTSMLARTYPTENLIKFDTSFNEQVILKATVEGNVVFAYGKSMVLFNPETKSIVARVDGDLGTVYNIELSPDGKYLAVQHSSWVGVVSATTLATVLEIMPPLGSGIQSFAWSPDSTGIAVSNYDDSVTPVEYRVYICRIDDPIPQEILKRGGFGKAANKTRGYEVTGSSLSWTTDNP
- the lepB gene encoding signal peptidase I, encoding MKDIIEKPRPENTEAAQHIQHPIAEHPLGQFLRFIYEIGKTVVVVLVIYTLVHYLLIQPFQVEGSSMERNFHNDEFLMVQKISYAIKAPERGDVIVFKYPLNPSLNYIKRVIGLPGDKLTISDGKVIITNTDNPKGLVLNEGYLDAGKVTSVNGDTAERSWLIENNQYFVMGDNRDHSDDSRSWGTVPKQNLVGKVWVTVYPFSDFGLIAHATY
- a CDS encoding polymer-forming cytoskeletal protein, whose product is METFDTIIGQSVKMQGNLSNQGAIQVNGTVEGEIKSESLVIVGAGAVVRGPIKAKVVDISGEVSGTIFADDRLEIQPKGKLYGDITTRNLVIKMGAIFVGKSEVIHDKNGKSEPDADNA